The Bacteroidota bacterium genome window below encodes:
- a CDS encoding UpxY family transcription antiterminator: MDNDKKWYVIQTRPLFEKKVFKQIEDKKIEAFLPEIETIRVWSDRKKRIHKPLFSGYLFVHANPDERISAISNTVGALKYVMYQKRPAIVSAKEIDLIKISLNLAERVNVENKTFQKGDEVLITSGPLSGLQGIVSETRGHYKLLINITELSASLSIELFADEISHLKKINTYN; encoded by the coding sequence ATGGATAATGATAAAAAATGGTACGTAATTCAGACGAGACCCTTATTTGAAAAAAAGGTATTTAAGCAAATTGAAGATAAAAAAATAGAGGCATTTCTGCCGGAAATTGAAACGATACGAGTCTGGTCTGACAGGAAGAAAAGAATTCACAAGCCGTTATTTTCAGGATATCTGTTTGTTCACGCAAATCCGGATGAAAGAATCAGCGCAATATCGAATACGGTGGGCGCACTGAAGTATGTGATGTATCAGAAACGCCCGGCTATAGTTTCAGCAAAAGAAATCGATTTAATTAAAATTTCACTAAATCTTGCTGAGAGAGTAAACGTTGAAAACAAGACCTTCCAGAAAGGTGATGAAGTTTTGATTACAAGCGGACCGCTTTCAGGATTACAGGGAATAGTAAGTGAAACCAGGGGACATTACAAATTGCTAATAAATATAACCGAGCTATCTGCTTCGTTATCGATAGAACTGTTTGCTGATGAAATAAGCCATCTTAAAAAAATTAATACATATAACTAA